A portion of the Candidatus Pristimantibacillus lignocellulolyticus genome contains these proteins:
- a CDS encoding M14 family metallopeptidase, with the protein MEILVRQGDTLWNYSVMFEIPIGLIIDANPNLGEQLQIGDVVIIPGYEWYEYEIVAGDTIWQIAKRNNITVNLLLQSNPNLEVDQLHIGSKIRLPRRIVGRVINANKNYTYDHLYQDAMRLMEVYPMLTVNSIGKSVMGKDILELRLGTGPSELHYNAAMHANEWITAASLMTFINDYLLALTNSGTLNGQSIYPSYKTNTFSFVPMVNPDGVNLVLNGLPDEEPFRSNAYYINDESTDFQGWKANINGVDLNKQFPALWEVDAVQGPQEPAPRDYSGTAPLTEPEVIALADLTKERNFNQVLALHTQGEEIYWGFQGLEPPESEMIANRMAQASGYTAVRTVNSTAGYKDWFIQDWRRPGFTIELGLGVNPLPLDQFNDIYEATKAIILESMKSVNA; encoded by the coding sequence ATGGAAATATTGGTTCGACAAGGTGATACGTTGTGGAATTATAGTGTCATGTTCGAAATCCCAATTGGACTAATTATCGACGCAAATCCGAATCTAGGCGAACAATTACAAATCGGAGACGTTGTCATAATTCCTGGTTATGAATGGTATGAATATGAAATTGTAGCGGGCGATACGATTTGGCAAATTGCTAAGCGTAACAATATTACAGTAAATCTTTTATTGCAAAGTAATCCGAATTTAGAAGTTGATCAATTACACATTGGATCAAAAATAAGATTGCCTCGTCGAATTGTTGGCAGAGTTATCAATGCTAACAAAAATTACACATATGATCATTTATATCAAGATGCTATGAGATTAATGGAAGTATATCCGATGTTAACTGTGAATTCGATCGGAAAATCAGTGATGGGCAAAGACATATTAGAATTGCGGTTAGGAACGGGTCCATCAGAGTTACATTATAATGCAGCGATGCATGCCAATGAATGGATTACTGCGGCATCATTGATGACATTTATCAATGATTACTTGCTTGCATTAACGAATAGTGGAACATTGAACGGTCAAAGTATTTATCCAAGTTATAAGACGAATACCTTCTCTTTCGTTCCAATGGTTAATCCGGATGGTGTAAATCTTGTGTTGAATGGTTTACCAGACGAAGAGCCATTTCGCTCAAATGCATATTACATTAATGATGAAAGTACTGATTTTCAAGGTTGGAAAGCCAATATTAATGGTGTTGATCTTAATAAACAGTTCCCAGCACTTTGGGAGGTTGATGCTGTACAAGGACCGCAAGAGCCAGCTCCACGAGATTACTCAGGTACTGCCCCTCTAACTGAGCCTGAAGTTATTGCACTTGCAGATCTGACAAAAGAGAGAAATTTCAACCAAGTGTTAGCGTTGCATACGCAAGGGGAAGAAATTTATTGGGGATTCCAAGGACTTGAACCACCTGAATCAGAAATGATTGCAAATCGAATGGCACAAGCGAGTGGATATACTGCAGTCCGAACGGTGAACAGTACAGCTGGTTATAAAGATTGGTTCATACAAGATTGGCGTAGACCTGGGTTTACGATTGAATTAGGATTAGGGGTAAATCCACTGCCGTTAGATCAATTTAATGATATTTATGAAGCTACGAAAGCTATTATATTGGAGTCAATGAAGAGCGTTAACGCTTGA
- a CDS encoding ABC transporter ATP-binding protein/permease — protein sequence MEILRKLKAFYSPEKKFIVGSLFFLVLATGIGLAQPYLMKYLIDEVIMQENFELVVPIALLVVAVVTFKAMNQFLHGLCGGRLGNRVATRMRNALYEKLNALSYQYYDKAKTGDLMSRLTADLEAIRNFIGFGFAQLLNVFLMAILGGTMMMVFSWKLTLITLLPLPLLLYLAFRFEGRIHPIFREMRKAMSNLTTAVQENITGVRTVKSYAREGFEVDKFSERSIAFQNNQINASVKWAQYFPMMELVANLCVVILLVAGGTMVMSGSLTLGQFVASFNLIWFIIGPMWGLGFHINNYTQFKASSERVLNLLAEPIQVKNKANAKILNSSSVVGEVKFNQVTFNYPDKKPAVSNIDLHAPAGSVIGLLGATGSGKSTIIQLLMRAYDVKQGSIMVDGQDIRDLDVASLRTIIAPVFQETFLFSSSIRDNISYGISGVSQEEIEVAAKLAKAHDFIMELPLGYDTVVGERGMGLSGGQKQRLAIARAFIKNPKILILDDATSAVDMETEHEIQAGFKELMAGRTTFIIAHRISSLRFADEIIVLDEGHIVQRGNHQSLLTQDGPYRDTYKIQYADSPEQQTASAVSEKV from the coding sequence TTGGAAATACTGAGGAAGCTGAAAGCCTTCTATTCTCCAGAGAAGAAATTTATTGTGGGATCATTATTTTTCCTCGTTCTTGCTACTGGAATAGGTCTTGCTCAGCCCTACCTTATGAAGTACTTGATCGACGAGGTTATTATGCAGGAGAATTTTGAACTCGTCGTACCGATTGCGTTATTAGTCGTAGCAGTCGTAACATTTAAGGCAATGAATCAGTTTTTACATGGTTTGTGTGGTGGTAGACTTGGTAATCGGGTCGCTACAAGAATGAGAAATGCATTGTACGAGAAATTGAATGCGTTATCTTATCAATATTACGATAAGGCAAAAACGGGTGATCTAATGTCACGCTTAACGGCAGACCTTGAAGCTATTCGTAACTTTATTGGTTTTGGTTTTGCTCAGCTATTAAATGTTTTTCTTATGGCGATTTTAGGTGGAACGATGATGATGGTGTTCAGTTGGAAGTTAACATTAATAACGTTACTTCCGCTTCCTTTATTGCTATATCTTGCTTTCCGTTTTGAAGGTCGGATTCATCCTATATTTAGAGAAATGCGTAAAGCGATGAGTAACCTAACAACTGCTGTACAAGAAAATATTACAGGGGTACGTACTGTTAAATCTTATGCAAGAGAAGGATTCGAAGTAGATAAATTCTCTGAACGTAGTATTGCTTTTCAAAACAATCAAATTAATGCATCAGTCAAATGGGCGCAGTACTTCCCAATGATGGAACTTGTAGCTAATCTATGTGTCGTTATTTTACTTGTAGCGGGCGGAACGATGGTTATGAGTGGTTCTTTAACGCTTGGTCAATTTGTTGCATCTTTCAATCTGATCTGGTTCATTATTGGTCCAATGTGGGGACTAGGGTTCCATATTAATAACTATACGCAATTCAAAGCTTCTAGTGAACGCGTGTTAAACTTGTTAGCAGAGCCTATTCAAGTTAAGAATAAAGCAAATGCAAAAATACTTAATAGTTCAAGTGTCGTGGGTGAAGTGAAATTTAATCAAGTTACATTTAATTATCCAGACAAGAAGCCAGCTGTATCTAATATTGACTTACATGCTCCAGCAGGGTCAGTTATTGGTTTATTAGGAGCTACAGGATCTGGTAAATCAACGATTATTCAATTACTTATGCGGGCATATGATGTTAAGCAAGGTTCGATTATGGTTGATGGTCAAGATATTCGCGATTTAGATGTCGCATCATTGCGAACAATAATTGCTCCTGTTTTTCAAGAAACGTTCTTATTCTCATCCTCAATTCGAGATAATATTTCTTATGGTATCTCAGGTGTATCACAAGAGGAGATTGAAGTTGCTGCTAAGCTTGCAAAAGCGCATGACTTTATTATGGAACTGCCATTAGGATATGACACGGTAGTCGGTGAGCGAGGCATGGGACTATCTGGTGGACAGAAGCAACGTCTCGCGATTGCGCGCGCATTTATTAAAAATCCTAAAATCTTAATTCTTGATGATGCGACAAGTGCAGTGGATATGGAAACAGAACACGAAATTCAAGCGGGCTTCAAGGAGCTTATGGCTGGAAGAACGACATTTATTATTGCGCATCGTATTTCATCATTAAGATTTGCAGATGAGATCATCGTGTTAGACGAAGGTCATATTGTACAACGTGGTAATCATCAATCACTATTAACGCAAGACGGACCTTACCGTGACACATATAAAATTCAATATGCTGATTCGCCAGAGCAACAAACTGCCTCTGCGGTTAGTGAGAAAGTGTAG
- a CDS encoding ABC transporter ATP-binding protein/permease — MAKKAKAEETIKNDRFIYTDDDAIEKSFNWEQLSRLFTYMKPYKRELIPVIIMMIIGTLTRLGVPLLIYYGIDHVINPELGSGKTSDLWLLGAIMIAMYLIQLFATQYRIRNTNVIGQKVLYDLRTHIFTHIQKLSFRFFDKRPAGSVLVRVTNDVNALQDLFTNGVVNLLMDIIQLVGIVVILLVINFKLGLAVMITVPLMFIISTSLRKRIRFAWQDVRMKNSRINSHLNESIQGMKVTQAYVQEENNIEFFKDMNASNLKSWNKASAMNQAFGPIIEVTAAIGTCILFWYGTHLIQIGVFSVGMLVAYSSYMSNFWEPINRLGQMYSQLLIAMASSERIFEFIDEEPNVAQKTEARNLPHIVGNVKFDNIVFEYEPGRPALKNISIDVKAGQSIALVGHTGSGKSTIINLLCRFYDPVQGRVMIDNTDIRDITFESLRTQVGLVMQDTFIFSGTIKDNIRYGKLDATHDQIVKVAQAVNAHDFIMSLPDGYDTQVEERGNMLSMGQRQLLSFARALLSDPKILILDEATASIDTDTELKIQDALKVLLKGRTSFMIAHRLSTIRNADEIIVLDHGQIVEQGNHQRLMNEKGVYYGLIQAQYRYL; from the coding sequence GTGGCGAAAAAAGCAAAAGCAGAAGAAACGATAAAAAATGATCGTTTTATATATACTGATGATGATGCTATCGAAAAAAGTTTTAACTGGGAACAACTTAGTAGATTATTTACTTACATGAAGCCTTATAAACGTGAACTTATTCCTGTTATTATTATGATGATAATCGGCACATTAACGAGACTTGGTGTTCCACTACTTATCTATTATGGAATTGACCATGTTATTAATCCCGAACTAGGGTCGGGGAAAACTAGCGATCTTTGGCTTCTCGGAGCAATTATGATTGCGATGTATCTCATTCAGTTGTTTGCAACCCAGTATCGGATTCGTAATACGAATGTCATTGGTCAAAAGGTACTTTACGATCTTCGTACACATATATTCACTCATATTCAGAAGTTATCATTCCGCTTTTTCGATAAGCGTCCAGCGGGTTCAGTCCTTGTACGTGTAACGAATGATGTCAATGCCTTGCAGGATTTGTTCACCAACGGTGTCGTAAATCTATTGATGGATATTATTCAATTAGTAGGTATAGTCGTTATCTTGTTAGTCATTAACTTTAAGCTTGGCTTGGCAGTTATGATTACTGTACCGCTAATGTTTATTATTTCGACTTCATTGAGAAAACGTATTCGTTTTGCTTGGCAGGACGTACGTATGAAAAACTCGCGTATTAATTCACATTTGAATGAAAGTATTCAAGGGATGAAAGTGACGCAAGCCTATGTACAAGAAGAGAACAATATTGAATTTTTCAAAGATATGAATGCATCTAACTTGAAATCTTGGAATAAAGCATCTGCAATGAATCAGGCGTTTGGTCCCATTATAGAGGTTACTGCTGCGATCGGTACTTGTATACTATTCTGGTACGGTACGCATCTCATTCAGATCGGTGTATTCTCAGTAGGTATGTTAGTTGCATACTCAAGTTATATGAGTAACTTCTGGGAGCCGATCAATCGTCTTGGACAGATGTATTCGCAACTATTAATCGCAATGGCGTCATCTGAGCGTATATTCGAATTTATCGATGAAGAGCCGAATGTTGCACAGAAGACAGAAGCACGTAACTTGCCGCATATCGTAGGTAATGTGAAGTTTGATAATATTGTCTTTGAATATGAGCCAGGTAGACCAGCACTGAAAAACATCTCGATTGATGTGAAAGCGGGTCAATCTATCGCTTTGGTCGGTCATACTGGTTCGGGTAAAAGTACAATTATTAACCTATTATGTCGCTTCTATGATCCTGTGCAAGGTAGGGTTATGATCGACAATACCGATATTCGCGATATTACGTTCGAGAGTTTAAGAACACAAGTAGGTCTTGTTATGCAAGATACATTCATCTTCTCAGGTACGATTAAAGATAATATTCGTTATGGTAAATTAGATGCGACACACGATCAAATTGTAAAAGTTGCACAAGCGGTTAATGCTCATGATTTCATTATGAGTTTGCCAGATGGATATGATACGCAAGTAGAAGAGCGTGGTAATATGTTGTCTATGGGACAAAGACAATTATTATCATTTGCCAGAGCGTTACTGTCAGATCCGAAAATTCTTATTCTCGATGAAGCTACGGCAAGCATTGATACAGATACGGAATTGAAGATTCAAGATGCATTGAAAGTATTACTTAAAGGCAGAACATCGTTCATGATCGCTCATCGACTATCTACCATTCGTAATGCCGATGAAATTATCGTGCTAGATCATGGTCAAATCGTTGAACAAGGTAATCATCAGCGATTGATGAATGAGAAGGGGGTTTACTACGGGCTAATACAAGCGCAATATCGTTACCTTTAG
- a CDS encoding YqkE family protein has protein sequence MGKKQKKVTKQKEYTSVNSESNATSGSSLKDLLSGDVLEKLKAQSDALVQADQDRKNKEAAAKAEQQRLEQKRLENDFDYLLNNSDTNWSKYK, from the coding sequence ATGGGTAAGAAACAGAAAAAAGTAACAAAGCAAAAGGAATATACGAGTGTCAACAGTGAATCTAACGCGACAAGTGGATCAAGTTTGAAAGATCTATTAAGTGGTGATGTGCTAGAGAAATTAAAAGCACAAAGTGATGCACTTGTACAAGCGGATCAAGATCGTAAGAACAAGGAAGCTGCTGCGAAAGCGGAGCAACAACGATTAGAGCAAAAGCGACTGGAAAATGATTTTGACTATTTACTTAACAACAGTGATACCAACTGGAGTAAATATAAATAG
- the purT gene encoding formate-dependent phosphoribosylglycinamide formyltransferase, translating into MYGAPFSNQARKLLLLGSGELGKEVIMEAQRLGVETIAVDRYEHAPAMQVAHRSYVINMQDGEALRQVIEAEKPDYIVPEIEAIATDMLVQLESEGHRVIPTARATQLTMDREGIRRLAAETLGLPTAPYQFAESLEQLREATEVLGFPCVIKPLMSSSGKGQSVCHSEEDIEKCWTYAMEGGRTQKPRIIVEGFVQFESEITLLTVRSASGTTFCNPIGHIQRDGDYIESWQPHAMSESQILEAEQIARTITDELGGYGIYGVELFLTKDGVLFSEVSPRPHDTGMVTMATQDFSQFALHVRAILGYPIPTIRQLTPGATHTLKATTETKQFNIGGIEEALSVPNTTVRIFGKPETKVGRRMAVALSSGVNTEEARSYATRAANSLFIKDIK; encoded by the coding sequence ATGTATGGAGCACCATTTTCAAATCAAGCTCGTAAATTACTATTATTAGGTTCTGGAGAGTTAGGGAAAGAAGTTATTATGGAAGCACAGCGTCTAGGTGTTGAAACGATTGCTGTAGATCGTTATGAACATGCTCCAGCTATGCAAGTAGCTCATCGTTCATATGTTATCAATATGCAAGATGGAGAAGCATTGCGCCAAGTCATTGAAGCTGAAAAGCCTGATTATATTGTTCCTGAAATCGAAGCAATAGCTACAGATATGTTAGTGCAATTAGAGTCCGAAGGTCATCGAGTTATTCCAACCGCTCGTGCTACTCAGCTTACAATGGATCGTGAAGGCATTCGTCGATTAGCAGCAGAAACTCTTGGTTTACCAACAGCACCTTATCAATTTGCAGAATCATTAGAGCAATTACGTGAAGCGACGGAAGTACTTGGGTTTCCATGTGTCATTAAACCGCTGATGAGTTCCTCAGGAAAAGGACAAAGTGTATGTCATTCCGAAGAAGATATAGAAAAATGCTGGACATATGCGATGGAAGGTGGAAGAACGCAAAAACCACGTATAATCGTTGAAGGATTTGTACAATTTGAATCAGAAATTACGTTGTTGACGGTGCGCTCTGCATCTGGAACTACTTTCTGTAATCCTATTGGTCATATACAACGTGACGGTGATTATATCGAATCATGGCAGCCACATGCGATGTCTGAGTCTCAAATACTTGAAGCCGAGCAAATTGCTCGTACGATTACTGATGAATTAGGTGGCTATGGGATCTATGGTGTTGAGCTATTCCTAACGAAGGACGGCGTTTTATTCAGTGAAGTATCACCACGTCCACATGATACAGGTATGGTGACGATGGCAACACAAGATTTTTCACAGTTTGCCTTGCATGTTAGAGCAATTCTAGGCTATCCTATACCTACTATTCGTCAATTGACGCCTGGTGCGACGCATACATTGAAAGCAACAACGGAAACAAAACAATTTAATATCGGTGGGATTGAAGAGGCGTTATCTGTGCCTAACACTACAGTTCGCATATTTGGTAAGCCAGAAACTAAAGTTGGTCGCCGAATGGCTGTAGCACTTTCTAGTGGAGTTAATACGGAGGAAGCAAGAAGTTACGCAACTAGAGCTGCTAATTCATTATTCATCAAAGATATAAAGTAG
- a CDS encoding ATPase encodes MEDYNNRVVVGIDGGGTHTRVIVADTKGTVLSYVEKGSSSIYKDLQARENVYQALVQALHESGRNVSQVVGLVAGIAGYDSEADLNWVEALTDLPGLNCAKLHVNDAVVAHSGALLSEPGIIVISGTGAIIFSVTEEGKHIRNYDLHQYAASAARFLGYDATYELLAGNVQAQDQQLIQSILQFWYVASVEDLSQLALEGFITDERKRNRRFAELAPIITEFAIKSSPLAQTVCNRAIHQITVGVEILASYFSEPEVKVALIGSVVNSEYFQQQLASRMSEGNNKKYSIVTPAHPPVTGAVLMAFKQLDIIITPQMLENLTSHTKFRNT; translated from the coding sequence ATGGAGGACTATAATAATCGTGTCGTGGTTGGAATAGACGGTGGGGGAACTCATACACGAGTCATAGTAGCAGATACAAAAGGGACGGTATTATCTTACGTTGAAAAAGGTTCATCTTCTATTTATAAGGATTTACAAGCAAGAGAAAATGTATATCAGGCACTTGTACAGGCATTGCATGAATCAGGGAGAAATGTAAGTCAAGTAGTCGGACTTGTTGCTGGTATTGCTGGTTATGATTCAGAAGCTGATTTGAATTGGGTTGAAGCACTTACTGACCTTCCAGGACTTAATTGTGCAAAATTACATGTAAATGACGCAGTAGTCGCGCATAGCGGCGCTTTATTATCAGAACCAGGGATTATCGTTATTTCGGGTACAGGTGCAATCATTTTCTCAGTAACAGAGGAAGGTAAGCATATTAGAAACTATGATCTACATCAATATGCGGCCAGTGCGGCACGATTTTTGGGATATGATGCAACCTATGAATTATTAGCTGGCAATGTGCAGGCACAAGATCAACAGTTGATACAGTCTATATTACAGTTCTGGTACGTGGCTTCGGTAGAAGATTTGTCACAACTTGCTTTAGAAGGATTTATTACTGACGAAAGAAAGCGGAATCGACGGTTTGCTGAATTAGCCCCAATAATTACCGAGTTTGCTATTAAGAGTAGTCCTTTGGCACAAACAGTCTGTAATCGAGCTATACACCAGATTACGGTCGGTGTAGAAATTCTCGCTTCTTACTTCTCTGAACCAGAAGTCAAAGTTGCATTGATAGGAAGTGTAGTAAACAGCGAATATTTTCAACAGCAACTTGCTTCTCGAATGTCGGAAGGTAACAATAAAAAGTATAGTATCGTTACCCCAGCTCACCCTCCAGTAACTGGTGCTGTTTTAATGGCTTTTAAACAACTTGATATAATTATTACTCCTCAAATGCTTGAGAACCTCACATCACACACTAAATTTCGAAATACATAA
- the parE gene encoding DNA topoisomerase IV subunit B: protein MTEQIDLFNTASKSEDYGADDIQILEGLTAVRKRPGMYIGSTGNSGLHHLVWEIIDNAVDEHLAKHCSAIEVTLHKNGSITIHDNGRGIPTAMHKSGIPTPQVVFTILHAGGKFGGGGYKKSGGLHGVGASVTNALSEWLEVEIFRDGKIHKQRFEYWIDKKGKEHVGEPVTTLEVTGNTNRTGTKVTFKPDIKVFTNGIHFNYDTLSERLQEIAFLNSGLKVTIKDDRTGTMDIFHYEGGASQFVEFLNEGKSVLHDVVHFAGEKEDIEVEIALQYNDGYTETIVSFVNSIPTRGGGTHETGFKAAYTRVMNDYARKVGILKEKDKNLDGNDLREGMMTVINTKMSEVEFVGQTKDQLGSSSARGTVDAIVTERMNVFLEENPQVGQSLLKKAVQAAKAREAARKAREEIRSGKKRSESSNLGGKLTPAQSKDASRNELFIVEGDSAGGSAKQGRDSKHQAILPLKGKPMNPEKSKLADILKNEEYRAIISAIGAGVGSEFEADESNYSKVIIMTDADTDGAHIQVLLLTFFYRYMKPLIDSGRVYIAQPPLYKVTRKSGKLNTVRYAWSDEELQNYAKEMSKGYELQRYKGLGEMNPDQLWETTMDPETRTLLQVQIEDAAKAERRVSTLMGDKVDPRKRWIIENVDFTEYVE, encoded by the coding sequence ATGACAGAGCAAATCGATCTTTTTAATACAGCTTCAAAGAGCGAAGATTATGGTGCGGATGATATTCAAATTCTTGAAGGATTAACCGCAGTAAGAAAACGTCCAGGTATGTATATTGGTAGTACTGGTAACTCTGGACTACATCATTTGGTTTGGGAAATTATTGATAATGCTGTGGATGAGCATTTAGCTAAGCATTGTTCAGCGATAGAAGTGACATTACATAAAAATGGTTCGATTACCATTCATGATAATGGTCGAGGTATTCCGACAGCTATGCACAAATCAGGAATTCCAACTCCTCAAGTCGTATTTACAATTTTGCATGCAGGTGGAAAGTTTGGCGGCGGCGGGTACAAGAAATCCGGTGGTTTGCATGGCGTAGGTGCATCAGTTACGAATGCATTGTCAGAATGGCTAGAGGTAGAGATTTTCCGTGATGGAAAAATTCATAAGCAACGTTTTGAATATTGGATAGATAAAAAAGGTAAAGAGCATGTTGGAGAACCAGTAACTACACTTGAAGTGACTGGGAATACAAATCGCACGGGAACAAAAGTTACATTCAAACCGGATATTAAAGTATTCACTAACGGCATTCATTTCAATTACGATACTTTATCAGAGCGTTTACAAGAAATTGCCTTTCTTAATTCGGGTTTGAAAGTAACGATCAAAGATGACCGCACTGGTACAATGGATATTTTCCATTACGAAGGTGGAGCGAGTCAATTTGTCGAATTCCTGAATGAGGGTAAATCCGTCTTGCATGATGTTGTTCATTTTGCTGGTGAGAAAGAAGATATTGAAGTTGAAATTGCCCTTCAATATAACGATGGGTATACAGAAACCATCGTATCCTTCGTTAACTCTATTCCAACTCGTGGCGGTGGTACACATGAGACAGGGTTTAAGGCAGCATATACTCGTGTAATGAATGATTATGCTCGTAAGGTAGGTATCCTTAAAGAGAAGGATAAAAACCTTGATGGTAATGATCTACGTGAAGGTATGATGACGGTCATTAATACAAAAATGTCTGAGGTTGAATTTGTTGGTCAAACGAAAGATCAACTCGGAAGTTCATCTGCACGTGGTACAGTTGATGCCATTGTAACAGAGCGTATGAATGTCTTTCTTGAGGAAAATCCACAAGTTGGACAATCTCTTTTGAAGAAAGCTGTACAAGCTGCAAAGGCACGTGAAGCAGCGCGTAAAGCACGAGAAGAGATACGCTCAGGGAAAAAACGTAGTGAAAGTTCCAATTTGGGTGGTAAGCTTACTCCTGCCCAGTCTAAAGATGCTAGTCGCAATGAGTTATTTATTGTAGAAGGTGACTCTGCTGGCGGATCAGCTAAGCAAGGACGAGACTCGAAACATCAAGCAATTTTACCACTTAAAGGTAAGCCGATGAATCCCGAGAAATCAAAACTTGCTGATATTTTGAAAAATGAAGAGTACCGTGCAATTATATCTGCAATAGGTGCTGGTGTAGGCTCTGAATTTGAAGCTGATGAAAGTAACTATAGCAAAGTCATCATTATGACCGATGCTGATACTGATGGAGCTCATATTCAAGTGTTACTACTTACATTCTTCTACCGTTATATGAAGCCGTTAATTGATAGTGGGCGTGTCTATATCGCTCAGCCACCTTTATATAAAGTAACTCGTAAATCAGGAAAGCTTAACACAGTTCGTTATGCTTGGAGTGACGAAGAGTTACAAAATTATGCAAAAGAAATGAGTAAAGGATACGAATTACAACGTTACAAAGGTCTTGGTGAGATGAACCCTGATCAGCTTTGGGAGACGACAATGGATCCTGAGACGCGTACGCTGCTTCAAGTTCAAATCGAAGATGCTGCTAAGGCAGAACGTCGTGTATCTACGCTTATGGGAGACAAAGTAGATCCTCGTAAACGCTGGATCATCGAAAATGTAGACTTTACAGAGTATGTTGAGTAG